A genomic region of Thunnus albacares chromosome 2, fThuAlb1.1, whole genome shotgun sequence contains the following coding sequences:
- the ppm1f gene encoding protein phosphatase 1F produces the protein MEEEARCFLGRFVEEFPAALEEGSPLPVSPLSRRVSLEELHGESLELGLRLLAARGAPAGLSALLCQAALSQLLHIDLSPFHCPQEAEANQEDEQQVVLLQSDAVQRLFLNKLIDLALVWHENLPELPPSRFLRCSVHAIKNTRRKMEDKHLALAEFNQLFGIKDGLERAYYAVFDGHGGMDAATYAAAHLHVALSKQQTLQSDAATAFKSAFKCTDDMFRDKAKRERLRSGTTGVAVLIQGQELTVSWLGDSQAILVREGQAVTLMEPHKPDREDEKQRIEDLGGCITFMGCWRVNGTYAVSRAIGDFDQKPYVSGDADCSTVQLLGDEDYVLLACDGFFDAVRPSEVPHLVLDALQQPGDPEGGDNAPAELSEDAVGLRVAQQLVSHAKAAGSSDNITVMLVFLRPLEQLLAQHSSTGTAQATQDSTSQDAAQK, from the exons atggaggaggaggcgaGGTGCTTCCTGGGGAGGTTTGTGGAGGAGTTCCCAGCTGCTCTGGAGGAAGGCAGTCCGCTGCCTGTCAGTCCTCTGAGCCGCAGAGTCTCCCTGGAGGAGCTGCATGGAGAGAGCCTGGAACTAGGCCTGAGGCTGCTGGCTGCCAG GGGTGCTCCTGCAGGCCTCAGTGCCCTCCTGTGCCAGGCGGCGCTGTCCCAGCTGCTGCACATCGACCTTTCACCTTTCCACTGTCCCCAGGAAGCTGAGGCCAACCAGGAAGATGAACAGCAAGTAGTCT TACTTCAGTCAGACGCAGTCCAACGTCTCTTCCTCAACAAGCTGATAGACTTAGCGCTGGTATGGCACGAAAACCTCCCCGAGCTTCCTCCCTCCCGGTTCCTCCGCTGCTCCGTTCACGCCATCAAGAACAcgaggaggaagatggaggacaAACACCTGGCCCTGGCTGAGTTCAACCAGCTCTTTGGAATCAAG GATGGGTTGGAGCGTGCCTACTATGCTGTATTTGACGGCCATGGGGGGATGGATGCCGCCACCTACGCTGCCGCTCACCTCCATGTTGCTCTGAGTAAACAGCAGACACTGCAGAGTGATGCAGCCACTGCCTTTAAAAGTGCCTTCAAATGCACTGATGACATGTTCAGAGACAAAGCCAAGAGAGAG cGTCTGCGGAGTGGCACTACTGGTGTCGCGGTGCTGATCCAGGGTCAGGAGCTGACAGTGTCCTGGCTGGGAGACTCTCAAGCAATACTGGTTAGAGAGGGACAAGCTGTAACTCTCATGGAACCCCATAAACCAGACAGAGAG GATGAGAAGCAGAGAATTGAGGATCTTGGTGGCTGCATCACCTTCATGGGTTGCTGGCGTGTTAATGGCACGTATGCTGTATCTAGAGCTATAG GTGACTTTGACCAGAAGCCCTACGTGTCTGGAGATGCTGACTGCTCCACAGTCCAGCTGTTGGGGGACGAGGACTATGTGCTGCTGGCATGTGACGGCTTCTTCGATGCAGTCAGACCTTCAGAGGTCCCACATCTGGTTCTGGACGCACTTCAGCAGCCCGGTGACCCCGAGGGAGGAGATAACGCTCCAGCGGAACTGTCGGAGGACGCTGTTGGACTGAGAGTTGCTCAACAGTTGGTGAGTCACGCAAAGGCAGCCGGTTCCAGCGATAACATCACGGTGATGCTGGTGTTCCTGCGTCCACTGGAGCAGCTGCTGGCTCAACACTCCAGCACAGGAACTGCACAAGCAACTCAGGACTCCACTTCCCAAGATGCAGCACAGAAGTGA
- the top3b gene encoding DNA topoisomerase 3-beta-1 — protein MRTVLMVAEKPSLAQSIAKILSKGNCTSRKGLNGACSVHEYTGSFQGQTVRFKMTSVCGHVMSLDFIGKYNNWDKVDPAELFSKAPTEKKEANPKLNMVKFLQVEARGCDYVVLWLDCDKEGENICFEVLDAIQPVMNKGGGRERTVYRAKFSSITDTDIWNAMNRLGEPNRNEALSVDARQELDLRIGCAFTRFQTKYFQGKYGNLDSSLISFGPCQTPTLGFCVERHDKIQSFKPETYWVLQAKVFKGKDSPLTLDWNRVRVFDREVGQMFVNLAKTSREAKVESVSKKEKSKQRPQALNTVEMLRVASSALGMGPQHTMQIAERLYTQGYISYPRTETTHYPENFDLKGTLKQQANNPIWAAEVKALLSDGINRPRKGTDAGDHPPITPMRAASEGELGSDGWRLYEYITRHFIATVSQDCKYLQTTIDFSIGSEAFSCSGKTLISPGYTEVMPWQGIPLEEAMPVCERGDTFTVDEIKLVEKQTSPPDYLTEAELITLMEKHGIGTDASIPVHINNICQRNYVTVENGRKLKPTNLGIVLVHGYYKTDAELVLPTIRSAVEKQLNLIAQGKANFQQVLQHALDIFKRKFHYFVDSITSMDELMEVSFSPIAATGKPLSRCGKCHRFMKYIQAKPSRLHCSHCDETYSLPQNGAIKLYKELRCPLDDFELVLWTSGARGKSYPLCPYCFSNPPFRDMKKGMGCNECTHPSCQHSLNSLGIGQCVECDSGVLVLDPTSGPKWRMACNKCNVVVHFFEHAHRVQVAQESCDACDASLVAVDFNKTRTPLPAGETQHTGCVFCDPVFQDLVELKHATMRHPMHRGGGARRGGRGRGRGRRGNPKKPKDKMAALAAYFV, from the exons gtaaGTACAACAACTGGGACAAGGTGGACCCTGCAGAGCTCTTTAGCAAAGCTCCCACAGAGAAGAAGGAGGCCAACCCTAAACTCAACATGGTCAAGTTCCTCCAG GTTGAAGCCAGAGGCTGCGACTATGTGGTTTTATGGTTGGACTGCGATAAAGAAGGCGAGAACATCTGTTTTGAG GTCCTTGATGCCATCCAACCAGTGATGAACAAGGGAGGCGGCAGGGAGCGGACTGTTTACCGTGCCAAATTCAGCTCCATTACTGACACTGACATCTGGAACGCCATGAACCGCCTGGGAGAGCCCAACCGCAATGAAGCCTTGTCAGTGGATGCACGGCAGGAGCTGGATCTGCGCATCGGCTGTGCCTTCACCCG gtTCCAGACCAAATATTTCCAGGGCAAATACGGCAATCTGGACTCCTCTTTGATCTCATTTGGACCATGCCAGACCCCGACGCTGGGCTTCTGTGTAGAACGACATGACAAGATCCAGTCCTTCAAACCAGAGACTTACTGGGTCCTCCAGGCAAAG GTGTTCAAAGGAAAGGACAGCCCACTGACGCTGGACTGGAACAGGGTAAGGGTCTTCGACAGAGAGGTGGGTCAGATGTTCGTCAACCTGGCCAAAACATCCAGGGAGGCTAAG GTGGAGTCAGTGAGTAAGAAAGAGAAGAGCAAGCAGAGGCCTCAGGCCTTGAACACAGTGGAGATGTTGAGAGTGGCCAGCTCTGCCCTCG GCATGGGTCCCCAGCACACCATGCAGATTGCAGAGCGCCTGTATACACAGGGCTACATCAGCTACCCACGTACAGAGACGACCCACTATCCagaaaactttgacctgaagGGAACACTGAAGCAGCAGGCCAACAATCCCATCTGGGCAGCGGAG GTGAAGGCTCTGCTTTCAGATGGAATAAACCGACCCAGGAAAGGAACTGATGCTGGAGACCATCCTCCTATCACTCCTATGCGTGCAGCCTCAGAAGGAGAACTGG gaagtgatggcTGGCGGCTATACGAGTACATCACACGGCATTTCATCGCCACTGTCAGTCAGGACTGCAAGTACCTACAGACCACCATTGACTTCAGCATTGGCAGCGAGGCCTTCTCATGTAGTGGCAAAACCCTGATATCACCAG GTTACACAGAGGTGATGCCGTGGCAGGGCATCCCTCTGGAAGAGGCTATGCCAGTTTGTGAACGTGGAGACACTTTCACAGTAGACGAGATCAAGCTAGTGGAAAAGCAGACCAGCCCCCCGGACTACCTGACCGAGGCCGAGCTCATCACTCTCATGGAGAAACATGGCATCG GTACTGATGCCAGTATCCCCGTCCACATCAACAACATCTGCCAGAGGAACTATGTGACAGTAGAGAACGGACGCAAGTTGAAGCCAACCAATCTGGGCATTGTCCTGGTACATGGCTACTACAAAACAG atgCAGAGCTGGTGCTGCCCACCATACGCAGCGCTGTTGAGAAGCAGCTTAACCTTATCGCACAGGGTAAAGCCAACTTCCAGCAGGTCCTGCAGCATGCACTGGATATCTTCAAGAGGAAGTTTCACTATTTTGTGGATTCCATCACCA GCATGGATGAGTTGATGGAAGTCTCCTTTTCCCCCATCGCTGCCACCGGGAAGCCCCTGTCTCGTTGTGGCAAGTGCCACCGCTTCATGAAGTACATCCAG GCCAAACCCAGCAGACTCCACTGCTCCCACTGTGACGAGACGTACAGTCTTCCCCAGAACGGAGCCATCAAGCTGTACAAGGAGCTCCGCTGTCCGCTGGATGACTTTGAGCTGGTGCTGTGGACGTCTGGGGCCCGGGGCAAGAGTTACCCCCTGTGCCCCTACTGCTTCAGCAACCCGCCTTTCCGGGACATGAAGAAAG GTATGGGATGCAATGAATGTACCCATCCGTCCTGCCAGCACTCTCTCAACTCTTTGGGCATTGGACAGTGTGTGGAGTGTGATAGTGGGGTTTTGGTGCTGGATCCCACCTCTGGACCAAAATGGAGGATGGCGTGTAATAAATGCAACGTGGTGGTGCACTTCTTTGAACATGCACATAGAGTGCAG GTTGCTCAGGAGAGCTGTGACGCCTGTGACGCCTCTCTGGTTGCAGTGGATTTCAACAAGACTCGCACCCCACTTCCTGCCGGTGAGACGCAACACACtggctgtgttttctgtgatcCAGTCTTCCAGGATCTTGTGGAGCTTAAACATGCCACCATGAGGCACCCCATGCACCGGGGTGGGGGTGCAAGACGAGGAGGACGGGGGCGAGGCAGGGGACGTCGAGGCAATCCTAAAAAACCTAAAGACAAAATGGCTGCTTTAGCAGCTTACTTTGTGTAG